Proteins encoded by one window of Desulfovibrio oxyclinae DSM 11498:
- the rsfS gene encoding ribosome silencing factor codes for MKKEKKFRDIDSTEKVALAAKWLDDKQASDIVMLDVQGLCSITDQLVVCSARSVKHAQSLADHLLDQCSKENLEFFGIEGRPSGEWVLVDMNDVIVHIFQSDVRDHYNIEGMWSEAERTDYQGE; via the coding sequence ATGAAGAAAGAAAAGAAGTTCAGAGATATCGACAGCACCGAGAAGGTGGCGCTGGCCGCCAAGTGGCTCGACGACAAGCAGGCCTCCGACATCGTGATGCTGGACGTGCAGGGGCTTTGCTCCATCACGGACCAGCTTGTGGTCTGCTCCGCCCGAAGCGTGAAGCACGCCCAGTCTCTGGCCGATCATCTGCTCGACCAGTGCAGCAAGGAAAACCTCGAATTCTTCGGCATCGAAGGGCGGCCCAGCGGAGAGTGGGTGCTCGTGGACATGAACGACGTCATCGTTCACATATTCCAGAGTGACGTCCGCGATCACTACAACATAGAAGGCATGTGGTCCGAGGCCGAACGCACCGATTACCAGGGAGAGTAG
- the mltA gene encoding murein transglycosylase A: MRFAPFIILILLLTLCACAPKEIEPTETEQTRFVLQKDAKAEARSLSPAYQGLASYEDLRPAIERSLEYVRYRPAERVAASYGGLMVKWGQVRRSLEELLELLPRLDENPELLDERFTWFRLDPGTLLTGYYEPLIRASKVRTDKYSHPLYRQPEDLKTIDLGKFHPRWEGQRLTYRSEEGEAMPYFDRKDIDGAGALAGRGLEIAWLADPVDAFFLQIQGSGRLVYPDGSMEHVLYAGKNGRQYRSLGRILIDDGRVSKDEMSMKRIRQFLAAHPEERDDYLFRNPSYVFFRLHDEGPYGSIGRTLTPYVSVAVDPSTIPLGSLLALRTELPAENGETDPFASLVLAQDTGGAIKGTRCDLFCGFGPKARFLAGHLQHDAQIFMLLSRSALEG, encoded by the coding sequence ATGCGTTTCGCTCCGTTCATCATTCTCATCCTGCTGTTGACCCTCTGCGCATGTGCTCCCAAGGAAATAGAGCCGACGGAGACCGAGCAGACGCGTTTCGTGCTCCAGAAAGACGCGAAAGCCGAGGCCCGTTCCCTGTCGCCCGCCTATCAGGGGCTTGCTTCCTATGAAGACTTGCGGCCTGCTATCGAGCGCAGCCTCGAATACGTTCGGTACCGTCCCGCGGAACGGGTGGCCGCGTCCTATGGCGGTCTGATGGTGAAGTGGGGGCAGGTGCGCCGTTCCCTTGAGGAGCTCCTTGAGCTGCTGCCGCGGCTGGATGAGAATCCGGAGCTTCTTGACGAGCGGTTCACGTGGTTTCGTCTTGATCCCGGCACCCTGCTGACCGGATACTACGAGCCGCTCATCCGGGCTTCCAAGGTCAGGACAGATAAGTACAGCCACCCCTTGTACCGACAGCCCGAGGACCTCAAGACCATTGATCTCGGAAAGTTTCATCCGCGCTGGGAAGGGCAGCGGCTTACTTATCGCTCGGAAGAGGGCGAAGCCATGCCGTATTTCGACCGTAAGGACATCGACGGCGCGGGCGCGCTTGCCGGGCGCGGGCTGGAGATAGCCTGGCTGGCCGATCCCGTGGATGCCTTCTTCCTCCAGATTCAGGGCTCTGGACGACTCGTCTATCCTGACGGAAGCATGGAGCATGTGCTCTATGCCGGAAAGAACGGGCGTCAGTACCGCTCCCTCGGCCGCATACTCATCGACGACGGCCGTGTGTCCAAGGACGAGATGAGCATGAAGCGCATCCGGCAGTTCCTTGCGGCGCACCCCGAGGAACGCGATGATTATCTTTTCCGCAATCCCAGCTATGTCTTTTTCCGCCTTCACGACGAAGGTCCGTACGGCAGCATCGGCCGGACCCTGACTCCGTACGTGAGTGTTGCCGTGGATCCGTCCACCATTCCCCTCGGCTCGCTGCTGGCGCTTCGAACCGAGCTGCCTGCGGAAAACGGCGAGACCGATCCTTTTGCCTCGCTCGTGTTGGCACAGGACACTGGCGGGGCCATCAAGGGCACCCGCTGTGACCTGTTCTGCGGCTTCGGTCCGAAGGCCCGTTTCCTTGCCGGGCATCTTCAGCACGACGCGCAGATATTCATGCTCCTCAGCCGCTCGGCGTTGGAAGGATAG
- a CDS encoding Y-family DNA polymerase, translated as MEPFFYAMVDCNNFYVSCERVFAPALEGRPVVVLSNNDGCVIARSNEAKALGIGMGEPAFKRETFFRSHGVTVFSSNYALYGDMSSRVQQVLTCFSPEIEHYSIDESFLIMRSRDPRRLLEQAAEMRRTVYRWTGIPVCVGLARTKTLAKVANRIAKKREGTNGVWLMDGAAQVCDELAGVPVEDVWGIGRRSARKLRACGVRSARDLTLRTRDWVREKLTVCGLRTMMELQGIPCHPFEEQPPAAKSVTCSRSFGTRITRLDALEEALCAYVQRAAEKLRTRDLQAGAVQVLLSTNRFAEDPQYNGSGCLPLDRPTSHTPSLHRKALSILRDIYREGYKYQKVGVLMLDLAERGQRQLTFDDYRNAPDETRRDSLMKTLDSVNARFGRDSLRFGGAGLGRKEWHMRQRRLSRRFTTSWAEIPQVR; from the coding sequence GTGGAGCCGTTTTTTTACGCCATGGTGGACTGCAACAACTTCTACGTTTCCTGCGAACGGGTCTTCGCTCCCGCGCTGGAAGGGCGGCCCGTAGTGGTGCTTTCCAACAACGACGGCTGCGTCATCGCCCGTTCCAACGAGGCCAAGGCGCTTGGGATCGGCATGGGCGAACCGGCCTTCAAGCGCGAAACTTTTTTCAGAAGCCACGGCGTGACTGTCTTCTCTTCCAACTACGCACTCTACGGCGATATGTCTTCTCGCGTGCAGCAGGTCCTTACGTGCTTTTCTCCCGAGATTGAGCATTACTCCATTGACGAGTCCTTTCTGATCATGCGTAGCCGCGATCCCCGGAGGCTTTTGGAGCAGGCCGCGGAGATGCGCCGTACGGTGTACCGCTGGACCGGCATCCCGGTCTGCGTCGGGCTGGCGCGGACCAAGACGCTGGCCAAGGTTGCCAACCGCATTGCCAAGAAGCGGGAAGGGACCAATGGCGTCTGGCTCATGGACGGCGCCGCGCAGGTTTGCGATGAGCTGGCCGGGGTCCCCGTGGAGGACGTTTGGGGCATCGGCCGCAGGAGTGCGCGCAAGCTGCGGGCGTGCGGCGTGCGCAGTGCGCGGGACCTGACTTTGCGTACCCGGGACTGGGTGCGCGAAAAGCTCACCGTGTGCGGCCTGCGCACCATGATGGAGTTGCAGGGCATCCCCTGCCACCCCTTCGAGGAACAGCCGCCCGCCGCCAAGAGCGTTACCTGTTCCCGTTCCTTCGGCACTCGTATCACCCGGCTGGATGCGTTGGAGGAAGCGCTCTGCGCCTACGTGCAGCGGGCAGCCGAGAAGCTCAGGACGCGTGATCTTCAGGCCGGGGCCGTGCAGGTCCTTCTCTCCACCAACCGCTTTGCCGAAGACCCGCAGTACAACGGGAGCGGCTGCCTGCCGCTGGACAGGCCCACCTCGCACACGCCCAGCCTGCATCGCAAGGCGCTGTCCATCCTGCGCGACATCTACCGTGAGGGATACAAATATCAGAAAGTCGGCGTGCTCATGCTTGACCTGGCGGAGCGCGGGCAGCGGCAGCTCACTTTCGACGACTACCGCAACGCACCTGATGAGACGCGTCGCGATTCGCTCATGAAGACGCTGGATTCGGTCAATGCCCGTTTCGGTCGGGACAGTCTGCGCTTCGGCGGAGCGGGGCTTGGCCGCAAGGAATGGCATATGCGCCAGCGGCGGCTATCCCGAAGATTTACCACGTCATGGGCCGAAATCCCGCAGGTTCGCTGA
- a CDS encoding nitroreductase family protein, whose translation MLEDFIQLVAGSRTYRRFREDERIAPETLRSLVRAASLTPSAGNLQPLRYVLVGSKRLCDRVFDSLGWAAYLESWPGPAEGQRPAAYIVICSPKGRGAPKIDVGIAAQTVMLAAHSAGLGGCMIGSFDAKRVARILEMEDEHDPLLVLALGVPDEKVVMEPLPNGGDVRYWRDSEGVHHVPKRAPEDLVIRELF comes from the coding sequence ATGCTTGAAGATTTCATACAGCTCGTCGCGGGGTCCCGTACCTACCGCAGGTTCAGGGAGGATGAACGAATCGCTCCGGAAACCTTGCGTTCCCTCGTCCGGGCGGCGTCGCTCACGCCTTCGGCCGGAAACCTTCAGCCTTTGCGGTATGTCCTCGTGGGCTCGAAGAGACTCTGTGACAGGGTGTTCGACAGCCTCGGCTGGGCCGCCTATCTCGAAAGCTGGCCCGGTCCGGCGGAAGGACAGCGCCCTGCGGCCTATATAGTGATTTGCAGCCCCAAAGGGCGCGGAGCCCCCAAGATTGATGTGGGCATAGCGGCACAGACCGTCATGCTCGCGGCCCACAGCGCGGGGCTTGGTGGATGCATGATAGGCAGTTTTGATGCGAAACGCGTCGCCCGCATCCTTGAAATGGAAGATGAACACGACCCGCTTCTGGTGCTCGCGCTGGGCGTTCCCGATGAGAAAGTGGTTATGGAACCGCTTCCCAATGGCGGCGATGTCAGGTATTGGCGCGATTCGGAAGGGGTTCACCACGTACCGAAACGCGCTCCCGAGGATCTCGTGATCCGGGAGCTGTTTTAA
- a CDS encoding LexA family protein, whose amino-acid sequence MTVVPMKRRPAEEATGRVEVVGRAVGEEAALSAVPLYFEPVSAGFPSPADDYVETALDLNEYLVNNPAATFMVRVTGDSMIEAGIHDGDVLVVDRSRDPVPGKIVVAVLDGELTVKRLQERDGKPVLVPENSAFRPIVVERGQELFVWGVVSGVVRRV is encoded by the coding sequence ATGACTGTTGTTCCCATGAAGAGAAGACCCGCTGAAGAAGCCACCGGAAGAGTCGAGGTGGTGGGCAGGGCCGTGGGCGAGGAAGCCGCCTTGTCTGCCGTGCCATTGTATTTCGAACCGGTCTCCGCAGGATTCCCCTCTCCGGCCGACGATTACGTGGAGACTGCCCTCGATCTCAACGAGTACCTCGTGAACAACCCCGCTGCCACGTTCATGGTCCGCGTCACGGGCGACTCCATGATCGAGGCGGGCATCCACGACGGCGACGTGTTGGTGGTGGACCGCTCCCGTGATCCCGTGCCCGGAAAGATCGTGGTGGCGGTGCTGGACGGCGAACTGACGGTCAAACGGCTTCAGGAGCGCGACGGGAAGCCTGTCCTGGTGCCGGAGAATTCGGCGTTTAGGCCCATCGTGGTGGAGCGCGGGCAGGAGCTGTTCGTCTGGGGCGTGGTTTCCGGCGTGGTCAGGAGGGTCTAG
- a CDS encoding phenylacetate--CoA ligase family protein encodes MIFDQDLETLPRDEMEQLQLKRLQSLCERVYHNVPFYRKRFDERGIKPSDIKSLSDVKHLPFTEKQDLRNHYPFGLFAVSRDNIVRIHSSSGTTGKATVVGYTKRDIANWGRMMARSYMAAGASPSDMIHNAYGYGLFTGGLGAHYGAEELGATVVPVSGGGTRRQAMLLRDFQPDVICCTPSYSLFLAEMAEEMGIDVKKLPLRIGIFGAEPWTEEMRRDIESRLGITAIDIYGLSEIMGPGVGIECHEAQDGLHMMEDHFLVEVIDPESGEPLPPGETGELVITTLTKEAIPLVRYRTRDLTTLNTAPCKCGRTTARMARVTGRSDDMLIIRGVNVFPSQIESILIETEGLTPHYQLILERQGNLDTLTVMVEVNESVFSDEIKNLQRLESKVQKNIKEFLGVSVKCKLVNPQGIERSEGKAKRIIDKRNDS; translated from the coding sequence ATGATCTTCGACCAGGATCTTGAGACCCTGCCACGGGACGAGATGGAGCAACTCCAGCTCAAACGGCTGCAATCCCTTTGCGAAAGGGTGTACCACAACGTCCCCTTCTACAGGAAACGCTTTGACGAGCGCGGCATCAAGCCTTCGGACATCAAGAGCCTGTCCGACGTCAAGCACCTGCCCTTCACCGAAAAGCAGGATCTCAGGAACCACTACCCCTTCGGTCTGTTCGCGGTCAGCCGCGACAACATCGTGCGCATCCACTCCTCCTCCGGCACCACCGGCAAGGCCACGGTCGTGGGGTACACCAAGCGCGACATTGCCAACTGGGGACGCATGATGGCCCGCAGCTACATGGCAGCAGGCGCTTCCCCCAGCGACATGATCCACAACGCCTACGGCTACGGCCTCTTCACCGGCGGCCTCGGCGCCCACTACGGAGCCGAGGAACTGGGCGCCACCGTGGTCCCGGTCTCCGGCGGCGGCACGCGCCGTCAGGCCATGCTCCTTCGCGACTTCCAGCCCGACGTGATCTGCTGTACTCCCTCCTACAGCCTCTTCCTTGCTGAAATGGCAGAAGAAATGGGCATCGACGTCAAGAAACTCCCGCTGCGCATCGGCATCTTCGGGGCCGAGCCATGGACCGAGGAAATGCGCCGCGACATCGAATCCCGCCTCGGCATCACCGCCATCGACATCTATGGTTTGTCCGAGATCATGGGACCGGGCGTGGGCATCGAATGTCATGAGGCGCAGGACGGCCTGCACATGATGGAAGACCACTTCCTCGTGGAAGTCATCGATCCCGAAAGCGGCGAGCCGCTGCCCCCGGGCGAGACCGGCGAGCTGGTCATCACCACCCTGACCAAAGAAGCCATTCCCCTCGTGCGCTACCGCACCCGCGACCTGACCACGCTGAACACCGCCCCCTGCAAATGCGGACGCACCACCGCACGCATGGCCCGCGTCACCGGTCGCAGCGACGACATGCTGATCATCCGCGGCGTCAACGTCTTCCCGTCCCAGATCGAGTCCATCCTCATCGAGACCGAAGGCCTCACCCCGCACTATCAGCTCATTCTGGAACGCCAGGGCAACCTCGACACCCTCACCGTCATGGTGGAGGTCAACGAGTCCGTGTTCTCCGACGAGATCAAGAATTTACAACGGCTTGAATCCAAGGTACAAAAGAACATCAAGGAATTCCTCGGCGTGTCGGTCAAGTGCAAGCTGGTCAACCCACAGGGCATCGAACGGTCCGAGGGCAAGGCCAAACGCATCATCGACAAGCGGAACGACTCCTAA
- the gpmI gene encoding 2,3-bisphosphoglycerate-independent phosphoglycerate mutase, which yields MSTAPTLLLILDGWGIAPDGEGNCVSCACTPKLDELARRYPSTQLECSGRAVGLPDGFMGNSEVGHMNIGAGRIVYQDMTRIDMAVEDGSLFENPALIQLAEQVKQGSGRLHLMGLVSDGGVHSHQRHIEALLEFARRQGISEVLVHAFMDGRDTPPTSGAGYLERLGQSMERIGVGRIASIAGRYWAMDRDKRFERVEQAWKMLVDGEGAEIDDPVAAVRAAYEEGENDEFIKPRQVRGADHAIGDGDGVFFFNFRADRARELCTAFFSQEFSEFERKTVPDLAGFATMTRYESSFPMPVAFPPQSLQNTLGEVVSDLGKSQLRIAETEKYAHVTYFFNCGREEPFDGEDRVLVPSPREVDTYDQKPQMSAEEVTDKLIERIGDYDLSVCNLANLDMVGHTGVISAANTACETVDACVGRIVDAVLAAGGRLLLTADHGNAEEMIGPDGGPQTAHSTNLVPCIYIADDAHSRRLAPGKLGDIAPTILDLWGEEKPEDMTGNSLFESENQ from the coding sequence GTGAGCACAGCACCGACCCTCCTGCTCATTCTCGACGGATGGGGCATCGCCCCCGACGGCGAGGGCAACTGCGTGTCCTGCGCCTGCACCCCGAAGCTCGACGAACTGGCCCGGCGGTATCCCTCCACACAGCTCGAATGTTCGGGCCGCGCTGTGGGACTGCCCGACGGGTTCATGGGCAACTCGGAAGTCGGGCACATGAACATCGGTGCCGGACGCATTGTCTATCAGGACATGACCCGCATCGACATGGCCGTGGAAGACGGCAGTCTTTTTGAGAACCCAGCGCTGATCCAACTTGCCGAGCAGGTGAAGCAGGGTAGCGGCAGGCTGCATCTCATGGGTCTCGTCTCCGACGGCGGCGTGCACAGCCATCAGCGGCACATCGAAGCGCTTCTCGAATTTGCCCGCAGGCAGGGCATTTCCGAGGTGCTGGTGCATGCGTTCATGGACGGTCGTGATACCCCGCCCACCAGTGGCGCTGGGTATCTGGAGCGTCTTGGGCAGAGCATGGAGCGCATAGGTGTTGGCCGCATCGCATCCATCGCCGGTCGGTACTGGGCCATGGACCGCGACAAGCGCTTCGAACGCGTTGAGCAGGCGTGGAAGATGCTGGTGGACGGCGAGGGTGCGGAAATCGACGATCCCGTTGCAGCCGTGCGCGCCGCTTATGAGGAAGGTGAGAACGACGAATTTATCAAGCCCCGTCAGGTGCGTGGCGCGGACCACGCCATTGGCGATGGCGATGGCGTGTTCTTCTTCAATTTCCGTGCGGACCGCGCCCGCGAACTGTGCACCGCCTTTTTCTCGCAGGAATTTTCGGAATTCGAGCGCAAAACCGTGCCCGATCTGGCTGGTTTCGCCACCATGACGCGGTACGAATCCAGCTTCCCCATGCCGGTTGCCTTTCCGCCGCAGAGTCTGCAAAACACGCTGGGCGAGGTGGTTTCCGACCTCGGCAAGTCACAGCTTCGCATAGCGGAAACCGAAAAATACGCTCACGTCACCTACTTCTTCAACTGCGGACGCGAAGAGCCGTTTGACGGCGAAGACCGCGTGCTGGTCCCGTCCCCGCGTGAAGTGGACACCTACGACCAGAAGCCGCAGATGAGCGCGGAAGAGGTTACGGACAAACTCATCGAGCGGATCGGAGACTACGATCTCAGCGTCTGCAACCTCGCCAATCTCGACATGGTGGGGCATACCGGCGTGATCTCGGCTGCGAACACCGCATGTGAGACCGTGGATGCCTGTGTTGGCCGCATCGTTGACGCGGTGCTTGCCGCAGGCGGAAGGTTGCTGCTCACCGCCGACCACGGTAACGCCGAGGAAATGATCGGCCCGGACGGCGGCCCTCAGACCGCGCACAGCACCAACCTCGTTCCATGCATTTACATCGCGGACGACGCGCACTCCCGTCGTCTCGCTCCCGGTAAGCTCGGTGACATTGCCCCCACCATCCTTGACTTGTGGGGCGAAGAGAAGCCCGAGGACATGACCGGAAACAGTCTTTTCGAATCGGAGAATCAATGA
- a CDS encoding AI-2E family transporter, protein MSNKNNAFMSIYSVTLTVLLGSALYLGYMLVEAFLHALLLSCVLAIMCSPLMFKALELTGGRRKVSAALTTLTIVVVLLIPMAVVMVALVNQGLDSLAAINQWIRVTDFEKLAASSEVTHYLAWIHDKIPFLDLDGGEIRTRILDYSREFAQTMLQYSTVLVRDTFRIILLFLLMIFALFYFLRDGTQMVAFIKRVSPLRERQEDYIIESLKRVSRGVLMGCLLVAVLQGIVGGIALSICGIPGVFWGAMTAFCSLVPVVGTGIIWVPAAVYLFITGQWQLGLFLTLWFSLIVVSIDTFLRPYFMREAARVSTFYIFIAILGGISAFGMLGILYGPLILSFVMVMLQIYTEEYGESFKKKEND, encoded by the coding sequence ATGTCGAATAAAAACAATGCCTTCATGAGCATCTATTCCGTCACCCTGACGGTTTTGCTCGGGTCGGCGCTCTACCTCGGATACATGCTCGTGGAGGCTTTTCTCCACGCGCTGCTTCTTTCCTGCGTGCTGGCCATCATGTGTTCGCCGCTCATGTTCAAAGCGCTGGAGCTGACCGGCGGCAGGCGCAAGGTCTCGGCGGCGCTGACCACCCTGACCATCGTGGTGGTCCTGCTGATTCCCATGGCGGTTGTCATGGTCGCCCTTGTCAATCAGGGACTTGATTCGCTGGCCGCCATCAACCAGTGGATTCGGGTGACCGACTTCGAGAAGCTCGCCGCTTCGTCGGAGGTGACACACTATCTCGCCTGGATTCACGACAAGATTCCGTTTCTGGATCTGGACGGCGGCGAGATCCGCACCCGGATCCTCGACTACTCGCGGGAGTTCGCCCAGACCATGCTTCAGTACAGCACGGTGCTGGTGCGGGATACCTTCCGCATCATCCTGCTTTTCCTGCTCATGATCTTCGCGCTGTTCTATTTTCTGCGTGACGGCACGCAGATGGTCGCTTTCATCAAGCGCGTCTCTCCGCTTCGCGAACGTCAGGAAGACTACATCATCGAAAGTCTCAAGCGCGTTTCTCGCGGCGTGCTCATGGGATGCCTGCTTGTTGCGGTGCTGCAGGGCATCGTCGGCGGCATAGCCCTTTCCATCTGCGGCATCCCCGGTGTGTTCTGGGGCGCCATGACCGCTTTCTGTTCGCTGGTTCCCGTGGTCGGCACGGGTATCATCTGGGTCCCGGCGGCCGTGTACCTGTTCATCACCGGGCAGTGGCAGCTCGGCCTGTTCCTGACACTGTGGTTCTCGCTCATCGTGGTCAGCATCGACACGTTCCTGCGGCCATACTTCATGCGCGAGGCGGCACGGGTCTCCACGTTCTACATTTTCATTGCCATCCTCGGCGGCATCTCGGCCTTCGGGATGCTGGGCATCCTTTACGGCCCGCTCATTCTCAGCTTCGTGATGGTCATGCTTCAAATCTACACCGAAGAATACGGGGAATCGTTCAAGAAAAAGGAGAACGACTAG
- a CDS encoding ACT domain-containing protein, whose translation MKVDQLSIFLENRAGRLAEVTRILEETGINIRALSLADTSDFGILRLIVDDFEKGRAALKEHGFTVGRTNVVAVEIDDQPGGLNHILTLLQNEGINVEYMYAFVQQSGNSAVLIFRFDRTEQGIEVLQKNNINVIPGEKLYNL comes from the coding sequence ATGAAAGTCGACCAACTCTCCATATTTCTTGAAAACCGTGCCGGCCGTCTGGCCGAGGTGACCCGCATCCTCGAAGAGACCGGCATCAATATCCGTGCGCTCTCGCTGGCGGACACCTCCGACTTCGGCATCCTGCGCCTGATCGTGGACGATTTCGAAAAAGGCCGTGCCGCGCTGAAGGAACACGGCTTCACCGTGGGCCGGACCAACGTGGTGGCCGTCGAGATCGACGACCAGCCCGGCGGACTGAACCACATCCTGACCCTGCTGCAGAACGAAGGCATCAATGTGGAATACATGTACGCCTTCGTGCAGCAAAGCGGCAACTCCGCCGTGCTGATCTTCCGCTTCGACCGCACCGAGCAGGGCATCGAAGTACTCCAGAAGAACAACATCAACGTCATCCCGGGCGAAAAGCTCTACAACCTGTAG
- a CDS encoding methyl-accepting chemotaxis protein yields MSLVDELVKKLGELEEKCELGDRNLNETKFGLDKARVQVRETRQQAEAARCRGLLSASETMGGALRSIKEHARSLEEAMKRSADHAASQQNHLASAASAMDQMNASIAETSRGAESAAGSAQEARDCAADGAELVENTLAAIDHVARGTRDLAGRVESLGKQADGVGSIIEVISDIADQTNLLALNAAIEAARAGEAGRGFAVVADEVRKLAEKTMQATKDVGVEIGGIQDGVKATVQGVEQAVSRAGEAAELAKKSGGALGEIVNLSGESSERVGEIASASAQQSAASDDLARTVADVSVLSGETAEAMEASGSALTSLGGSVDDLGALVEAFRLVGEGKAGAVVNGLAENRRMRPDDRKGMEEALQEAVKRNRFVELLYVTDMKGNQIVSNVHGSVDGYKVDASAHGRDWSGKDWFQGAKEDLSLYVSDVYVSDASGQRCITVSAPFYAGGSQPVGIIAADISLS; encoded by the coding sequence GTGAGTCTTGTTGACGAGCTTGTAAAAAAGCTCGGAGAGCTTGAGGAGAAGTGCGAGCTTGGAGACAGAAATCTTAATGAAACCAAGTTCGGGCTGGACAAGGCCAGAGTACAGGTCAGGGAAACCCGCCAGCAGGCCGAGGCCGCACGGTGCCGTGGACTGCTGTCTGCCTCGGAAACCATGGGCGGCGCATTGCGTTCCATCAAGGAGCACGCACGTAGCCTTGAAGAGGCAATGAAACGTTCGGCGGATCATGCCGCCAGTCAGCAAAATCACCTTGCTTCGGCCGCTTCCGCCATGGATCAGATGAATGCGTCCATTGCGGAAACCTCCAGAGGGGCCGAGTCTGCGGCAGGCTCGGCGCAGGAAGCCCGCGATTGCGCGGCCGACGGAGCCGAGTTGGTCGAAAATACGCTTGCCGCCATCGATCATGTGGCCCGTGGAACCCGCGACCTTGCCGGTCGTGTGGAAAGCCTCGGCAAGCAGGCAGACGGGGTCGGCAGCATCATTGAGGTTATCAGCGACATCGCGGACCAGACCAATCTGCTGGCACTCAACGCCGCCATCGAAGCGGCCCGTGCCGGAGAGGCTGGACGCGGTTTTGCCGTCGTGGCGGACGAGGTTCGCAAACTGGCGGAAAAAACCATGCAGGCCACCAAGGATGTCGGCGTGGAGATCGGCGGCATTCAGGACGGGGTGAAGGCCACTGTCCAGGGCGTCGAGCAGGCTGTTTCCAGAGCCGGTGAGGCGGCGGAACTGGCGAAGAAATCCGGCGGTGCGCTCGGGGAGATCGTGAATCTTTCCGGTGAAAGTTCGGAGCGAGTGGGCGAGATTGCATCAGCTTCGGCCCAGCAGAGTGCCGCGAGCGATGACCTTGCCAGAACCGTTGCCGACGTGTCGGTTCTTTCCGGCGAGACAGCCGAGGCCATGGAAGCATCCGGTTCGGCCCTGACCAGTCTCGGCGGCAGCGTCGATGATCTGGGCGCACTGGTGGAAGCTTTTAGACTGGTCGGTGAAGGCAAGGCCGGAGCCGTGGTCAACGGGCTTGCGGAGAATCGCAGAATGCGCCCGGATGACAGAAAAGGCATGGAAGAGGCATTGCAGGAAGCCGTCAAACGGAATCGTTTCGTCGAATTGCTTTATGTCACCGATATGAAGGGAAATCAGATCGTGAGCAATGTGCACGGTTCCGTGGACGGTTACAAGGTGGACGCTTCAGCGCATGGTCGCGACTGGTCCGGCAAGGACTGGTTTCAGGGTGCAAAGGAAGATCTGTCGCTGTATGTGTCTGACGTGTATGTCTCCGATGCTTCGGGACAGCGCTGCATCACTGTTTCCGCGCCGTTTTATGCGGGCGGGTCGCAGCCGGTGGGGATCATTGCCGCGGACATCAGCCTTTCCTAG